The sequence TCCTGTTTGGTCTTTTAAAAGACAATTTGGATATTCATGTGAATAACTACTCctcatatatatattattgtctgcttgttgatgagcttattcatatttgaccgcgtcgcacgtatgattcgcgagcggggtaatagatgcatctatggttcgagccgttcgaccctcggcagtgcacaatttacttttatgattggatcgggtcgtacatcCCTCGGTGTTACTTGCGCATGTTTTTGCTTAGCATTTCTATGTGGACTGAACTTCATATCTGTTGGAAATATATATGGATACCCATGATAATATTTGGAAAAGAACTGTTATTTCATGCTTATTAAATGCTAATAACTTGTGCTATCCCTGCTTATTATAAATtcttctcatattatttgactctagtaagtatcaagtcgacctctcgtctctacttcttcgagattagatgggatacttactgggtacatactatttatgtactcatactacacttctgtacttaattgtacaggatctgaggcaggtgtatcTGACTATCAGTCTGGTGCACATCCCTGAGCGGGCTCGAGATTTCTATGGTGAGCTGCGTTCCTTCCATGCCGATCAGTAGCTTAAAGAAGTCtttcttatgtatttttgttgtctattctatttcggacAATAGGATAGagtgattcttttgtatattctactagttgcctaCAAcgtgtgacaccaggtcttggcacacactagtagactgtATCATTTTGGGATTGTATGATTATTATGACTTTATTAAtcatttctgattttatttcaacttaaagAATTATTTCAACTATTTCGGTGTAAAGGTAAATGAAAGTCTATTTAGTATTTTCCgtgttggcttgcttgacaatggtgttgggcgccatcatgaccgatTATGAAAATGGGTCATGACAAGATAAACAAATGTACTGTCTGCCCATACGCTAAACAGACAACTTTACCATTTCCTTCAATTGTATTCAGAGTTCTAGCTATTTTGATTTGGTTCATGTAGATCTGTGGGGACCATATAGAATACCTATATTTGATGGCAATAAGTATTTTCTAATTGTAGTAGATGATTACTCCATAATGACATGGGTGTTTTTGATAAAGCAAAAGTCTAATGTGTGCTTATCCCTACAACATATTCTCAGCTATGTTAAAAATCAATTTGATAAAAACATCAAGATTATTAGAACTGATAATGGGACTAAATTTGTCAACAGTTTCTGTTATCAGTTATTCAAGAACCTAAGCATTATACACCCAAGAACATATGCCTACACTCTTCAGCAAAATGGAGCGGCTGAAAGGATGCATAGGCATATCTTAGAAGCCACCAGAGCTATGAGGTTTCAAGAAAATATACCTATCAAATTCTGGGGATACTGCATTTTAGCAACAGTCTATTTAATTAACATAATGCCCAGCTCTGTCACTGCCAATATGTCTCCCTATGAAAGGCTATACAAAACAAAGTCGTCTTTGAATCATCTAAGAATATTACAGTGTATGTGTTTTGCTAAGATACTATAAGAACATGACAAGCTGATGCCAAGAGCTAAAATGGTTGTGCATATGGGGTACTCGAAAATTCACTATTTTATATGATATAAGTAATCATAATTTCTTTGTCAGCAGAGATGTTATATTTAGAGAAGATACATTTCCTTTCAGCAGAACAAACACAAACTCACAACAACTATTTCCTACTCCAGATTTAGGAAATTTACAAGATAGTTTCTCTGAAATTACATTTGACACAGATCTACACAGTCAATCAAACAGTATTCCTACACATACTGAGGGTTTAAACAACCAACCTATTCAAGCAGAAACAATTCAGAAGTCTCTATACCAGAAAATCATGAAATGCTAACATAAATAGCTGAGCCCCAATCACCAAACACTCAGCTACCTGAACAACAATTATCAGATAATGACCTactagataatcttctatcaaaTAAACGACTAGTAGATGATATTCAGCAGAACCTACAACCTGAAACAAGAAGTTCATCAAGAGACAAAAATCCTCTAATTTGGATGAAGGACTTTGTATCATTGAACATTCACAATGATGTACCATATGCATTGGACAGCTATATAGGCTACAGAAAAAGACCAAAAATGCCATTTAACTATTAGAAATAGATCAATAATGCTCTCTGTTTACCTTTTGGCCCAGAAAAGCCCTTACCATTAATTAATTGGAGCAAAAATGCCCTTCCCAATGAAAGCAAAATTAAAAATGTTATAATATTTGCGGATATGGAACTCCACCGGACGGACTCTTCATTCCTTTATCATGTACATCATTTTACAAAATTTATACCATTGCCAGTGACTGCCATTGAAGCTACTAAAAGCTTTGAAGGTCCACTAAATAAATTGTTGTAGATTTTTTTAGTTTCTTATTCAAATATTATACATTCATTATCTAAAACTATAGCAAAACCAGCAAAAAATCCACCATGCCTCCACCTCTATTCTTCTTAATCATGCCGTCCAAAATTTACCACCCTCACCTTTACCAATcaccataaaaagaaaaaagaaccaTCTACATCCCATTTCTTTAAAGGACCAAGACTACTCCTAAAAGTTTTGCTTCTCCATCATTTGTGAGACCAACTCTCACCATCTCCATTAACTAAAATTATGTTGAAGGGAGCAGAGATACCACTGCTGCCCGGGAGCATTTCTCTTTCACACCCCCATCGGAAGTTGTCACCAGAAAAGGATGAAAGTGGAGAGATTTTTGGTGAGGATTTCAGTTTGGGCATCTTTTGCAGTCGGGGTCTTTTTTTTCCTATTGATTTAAGGCTTGGAGCGGTAGATGATCCAATGTGCAGGTGAATCAATGGTAGAGGGCTGATGTTAGGGGCGGATGCACCATAGAACAAGCGGATTCAATCAAAATAAATACTTTCGACACACTCGGAGCATAAATTTATGTGGTGTTAAGAGTTGTTCAAGGAAGAATTAGGTGATTGGAAGATTTTATTTTTGTAGGCTGTCTGACGTGGTGCTCCGTTAGTTGGGAAGGACATTTTTGCTCCAATTGATTAACGATAAGGACTTTTTTGGGCCGAAACGTAAACAGAGGGTATTATTGATCTATTTCTAATAGTTCAAGAGCATTTTTTGCCCTTTTTCGTATAGGCTATAATAATATGTTATCCAAATATAAGGCCTATTTTGCCTCCTTTTCATCTACTATAGAACCTTCTAATTATTTTGAGGTAGTGAAAGACCCAAAATGGATagaagctatgcaagaagaaaTCAGAGCATTGGAAAATAACAATACATGGGACTTAGCTACCTTACCAGAAGGGAAAAGGCCTATTGTCTGCAAGTGGATATACAAAATAAAGTACAAAGCTTCTAGAGAAATTGAGAAATTTAAAGCCAGATTAGTTGCTAAAGGGTACAGTCAACAAGAAGGAATAGATTATCAAAAGACTTTTCACCTgctgtgaaaatggtaacagtCACAACTATCTTAGCCTTGGAAGCAGCTAGGAAATGACAcatacatcaaatggatgtataTAATGTCTTTCTTCAAGGTGATTTTTATGATGAAATCTACATGGACTTTGTTTAAGGATTCTCAAGTTAGGGGAGACAAGGACAGTTTACAGGCTTGTGAAATTCTTGTATGGTCTTAAGAAAGCTCCAAGATAATGGAATGCTAAATTATCTGAAGCATTAATAAAGTTTAAGTTTAAACAAAGCCAGTTTGATCATTCCCTGTTCATTAAGAAAATTACTGAAGGTATTGTCATTGATTTAGTTTATGTAGATGATATGTTAATTACATGAGATAATGTGAAAGTAATTGAAGAAACCAAAGACCTTATTACAGAAAACCTTCAAAATGAAGGATTTGGGAGATATGAAGTATTTCTTAGGTATTGAATTTGCAAGATCTAAGGAAGGAATCAATATGCATCAGAGGAAGTATGCCTTAGAACTCATTTCAGAAGTTGGATTGTCTGCAGCCAAACCTGCATCAACACCTATTGATACAAACATCAAGCTCACTTCAACACAATATGATAAGGTAATTGATACAAAGAGTCAAGCTGAAGAAGATCCCTTGGTTGATCAAGCTATTTATCAAAGACTCATAGAGAAGTTTCTCTATCTAACTATAACCAGACCTGATATATTCTTTGGAGTTCAAACTCTAAGTCAGTTTCTTCAACAACCTAAACAGTCACACATGACAACAACCTTAaggatagtaaggtatataaaaaaTCAACCAGGTCAGGGAATATTCTTATCTAGCAAAAACAATAATGTTGTAACTGAATACTGTGATGCTGATTGGACTGCCTGCCCTATTACTAGAAGATCTGTCATAGGTTTCTTAATCAATATTGGTGACTCATTAGTGTCATGGAAATCAAAGAAGCATACCATTGTTTCTAGAAGTTCAACAGAAGCTGAGTATAGAAGTCTTGCAACAATTATAGCAAAAATTATTTGGTTGATAagagttttgaaggaagtggacaCAGACATCAAAGTACCAGTTGAAATTCACAGTAACAACAAAACATCCATACAAGTAACTGCAAATCCTGTTTACCATGAACGAACTAAACATATCGAGATCGACTGTTATTTTGTACGAGAAAGGATTCAACAAGGACTTGTTACAACCAAGTATATAAGTACAAAAGATCAATCAGCTGACCTTCTCACTAAAGGACTCAATCGAGTGCAGCATGAATATTTAAACTTCAAGCTAGGTATTCTTAATATTTTTACTCCACCTAGCTTGAGGGGAGTGTTTAATGATATTAGGGGCAGAAGATTCTTTAGTGTCTAGGTGGTTAGAAGTTATTAAAAGAATTAGTTAAGCTTAAGTTAGTTAATATCTACCTACACCTCATTCTCACGTGTACATATGTATCAGCCAAGTTTAGACAATacatattattaaataatatcaaagtcactATTTTCAGTCATCTCTTCGTATCTATCTCTGTACTTCATCTTATCTGtgtacttcatcttcttcagtcaTCTTCATCTAAGTCTTGAACTACATCATACATATATAGACAACTCAGATTTAATAGTATGTAGTGGAATCAAAGAAATAACtacaatttttatttaaatacTTATCAATTAGAGTACACAAAACCAATTGTTTAAGAAATAAACGAACCTATTGTGCAATACGATGAATTGAGACATTTTACTAGAAAAATTTAATTTAGTATTGATCCATATGAGTTTAGTTAAAATAAGACGAAAACAGATTTTTGGTACAACATGTATTCCAACACCATTAAGCGAATCAAACAAATGTTCAACTTCTTGTCCAAAAGGCGAATGCAGAATTTTcgttaagaaaaataaaattacaaaggAGCAAATTAACACGCACACCCACCCAtccacacacacatatatataattttttcttACTTATTTACACAATATAATTTCCATCAAAGTAACACTAAGAGCGGTTCCACTACAGTCCAAAACCCTAGATCCAAAGTAAATAAAAAAGGAAACACTGAAAAAGGGGTTCATTCTGGGGCAGCACGTAAAGTAGATAGAGTAAATAATTAAGACATGGAACATGGGAGGAGGGAAAAGATACATTAAAGGCATGGAAGGAAATTAAAGAAGCAGAACCTTACTGAAAACTTCATTTATTCCAAGTTCAGACCTTCACGTTTTAGCAGAGACCTTCTTCAATGGACTCCCCTTTTGCTTTGCATTTGCTATTTGCTCTTCAACTTCAATTCTTGTCTCTTCTACAAACTTACTTAGTATTGCAtacttaaaatatataaataaacgTTTTAACTTATATAACATACATTTTCAATATACAGAATTTTTATTACCCGTGTAATTTAATATGTTGtaacaaattaaattaactaCTTGCCTTATTTTCAGGTTGTTAATTTCAATTATAACCGATAGTAACCTATTGTTATCTTTTAGGTGACAATAATAATTCAAAAAATACATTAAGTTCAACTCATACTCTCCTTTGGGCCAACCCCAATGTATCACATATTATGTACGTGTTCTCTAATTAAACCAGTGAAATGAATGTTTATTGTCCCTCATGTTTGTCTTTGATGTTTCAATATTGGAATTTTTTCTTGTCCTTTTCTTTGAAGGGTCATCTTACGGTCCCCACccctaaaaataatgaaaaacaatTCGTTTGATCCAAAACTAATAAGATCAgcttttaattttgtttatttaGACAGGTATATATGGAGAAACAATTTTACCAATAATTTCAAATATCTTGCATAGTTGGACCTTAAAATTTTGGACTCAGTCTCTAGGACAAAATtgttggtatatatataatatatcgAAGCATTGTGTATCTATACCGCAGAGACAAAAGAAAAGCCAAATGTACACAATCGAGCTAGTTTGCTCAAATACATATGAAACAAAGGTAAAAAGTTTAATGATGTTGGAGGGCAGGGTTGCAAGGTGTTACTTATGTGGGGTTACATTTTTCTCTAGTAGGAATAATCTATGAAAGCCAAACGCACTAATTAACTAGTAATGTTTTATGAGATTTAACTTCCATACACAAAAAATACTATTCATTATACATAACTGTATTTTAATCTATCGTACAAgtttttataataattatttttcagaTAACTTAATGACGTAACAATATTTTTATGCTAGATATCTAACTTAAATTCAGAGGGGATGCTTGGAGCAATGGTAAAGTTGTCTCCATGTGAGCTATAGAATACGAGTTTGAGATGTGGAAGCGACTACTAATTAATGCTTGAATTAGATTAGACTGTCCACATCACACTCCTTAGAGTGCAGCCCTTTCGGACCCTGCAGCGTGAATGCGAGATACCTTGTGCACCGGGCTGTCTTTTTttaaatataacttaaatccGTTCTAATTTAGAATTATCCTTTTCTTTGTTACCGTCCgttcttctttaaaaaaattggatttgtatatgtatatatgtgtggGGATTAATTAGTTTGGAAGAACTCAACAAAACCTGTGAATCCTACAAAAAGTGGCCGTGTGCCCGTGTATCATGTGATGTTCATCAGGTGTACATCCTACATTAAAATCACCCTCTTCACTcttcatttcaaatttcaacTTCTTCCACTTTTTTCAGTTATATTTCTTTGCAGCCGTTTAGCCAACACATTTCATACAAATTTTCAAGTATTCTAAGTTGGTTGGTCCTGTAAAAGAAGACAACACGTAAACAACAGAAATTCGAAGATATGGTGACTACCACTTCTTCAATTGGATTTCTGACTCTTTCAATAGTTACTCTTGTTCTAATGCTAGTCGGCTCTACCCAAAGCCTACGGCCATATCATTGTAAGTGCCCACTATCTTTAATTTGTCCTCTGATATATATCTTCGTAGTTTATGTTATATACTctctctgttccagtttatgttcacttatttcctttttgatccgtttaaaaaagaatgacccatttctaaatttggcAACAATTTATCTTAGAGAGGAGCTAGCTAGCTACAAAAGTCCTCACTCTAATGCTTTTGATGCACATtctattttatttactttttatatttttatttttactatatataAGTGAACAAGGGGTATACGAACATATTGTACAAAATGAAGTATATAATATACTTTTATTTGGGCCATCTTATTAGCGAATTGAAACGTGTACCACACCTTTGCTTTAGCAAACCACGTATTCTTCACTATTTCAAATACACTATAACTCTCCACTCCAATTCTTTCTCCTTAGATGCTCTCTGCAATTTTCTTTTATATTCATTGAAGTTGAAATATAAGATAAAATATTCTCCGGATCGGAACCACATCTCTTTATTTTGATTGACAAGCTTCCGGTCATTATCTGTTTACAAAATGAACTACTATTCGATATTGTTTATACCTATATATTTCATAGGcaacaataatatatataatacTTTACATACAAAATTTCCTTCCTTTAATTTATTGAATTAGCAATTGATGCTTATGTCTCTCAATTTGAGACATAACATTAATGTTAACACTATTACTCCTAGAGCTAGCTAGACATATATTAATTAATGTTGTTTCCTCATAAAATTTCAGTTACCTACCATCGGAAAGGAACAAATATGGAAAATCAAATTAAGGTAATTTAATTTGTATGACAGTTTAGCCTTGTCCACTCTTTATAAAATGGTGAAAATTAAGAATGGAAAATTgcaggaagaaagaaaaggggagTTAGGAATGGAGTTGTATCCAACAGGATCAAGCTTACCAGATTGTTCCCATGCATGTGGACCTTGTTTTCCTTGTAAGAGAGTTATGGTGAGCTTCGAATGCTCCATTGCAGAGTCTTGCCCCATTGTTTACAGGTGTATGTGTAGAGGCAAATACTACCATGTCCCTTCCAATTGATCCATCTTCATGTTGCCACTCAAAATTCCATTTTTTTCATCTAGTGTAATGCTTATTATGGAGTAGTATTATGCCTTTTGGGTTATGGCTGGTTTCGTTCTTGAGAATAGAGAGGCCAATAGATGTAgtagggtttttttttttggttgaagcAGAAAGAATTAAGATTTTGTTTGTGGTAATTGTGTAAATAGGAGGAGTTAGTGATGTTGTAAGAGTTTTGTAAGAATGTTCTCTTGCTTTTTCGCACGACTTTTTGTACTTTTATGTCTATGACTTGTCTATGGCCACTGTCCTGTACTGCTTGGCGCTTGCAATACTTAACTATGTCTCTTGACAACATTAACTTCCCCTGCAAAATCCCATGTCAATTCGACAACTTTAAATTTAAACTACTAACATATGGAAAATCTTAAGAAAAATAGGGCGTTGGAATGAATAATACGACTGATTAGCTGATGAGAATTGTTAGCCAAAAATAACCATTTCTTGCACGAAGATAAGTATCTAAAACATGGGAAGTAGTGTAAATATAGCTTTAGTTTGTCCAACTTAGCACCTCCGGATCCGTGGCGCAATGGTAGCGCGTCTGACTCCAGATCAGAAGGTTGCCTACTGTATATAATCATCTAATACAGTTAAATGCCTTTTTTGTTTGGTTGGCAAATGCTAAAATGATACAAGTACGGTCCTGTTATAAGATTAACTATATTTGATAGAACAACTCAAATAAGGCTACATTAGACACACTTATCATACTTATTAGAGAAAACATCAATCACTCAGAAACTCCCGACCAAGGTAAATctaattttaaaaggaaaatattcaAATATGCCCTTGTACTATATGAAATTGAGCATATTTGTcattcgttaatactttagcccatatatgcccttaccgtcacataATTGGTTCATATATGCTCTTTTTGAAACGGAatctacccaaactaattagctctttcttTAATTGTACTAAAGTGTATTAGAAACACGATCTCTTTTTTATTAGTACctatttttctttacctttctcttttctttcttcttttttttttcttcttttttttcctttatcttttttcCCATATCCGAGTTCCTCCATTGCTGATGCCTTTCCCATTTTCgccaccaatttcacttgacaaaactcatgaattcccgCTAATTTTACTATCACAAACCCCACAAGTTCTTCTGGCATGAAGGAGATGAAAATTGTGTTGGGATTTTAAGTATATGATATGCTTAAAatagggtgaatgagaaatggagggaaataaaatttttaagtgaaattataAGTTCCTCCcctggcaaagggacattgtcccatattggaagaggaagaggttttttatgggtatataaacaattgctcttcttctagctcttgaagagttgagaagaaggcaagcctcacaccatcgtcgctcgctcgctcgctcggctcggtttcaggttcggattcggattcggatttggatttggtcaaatgattgattgattaattttttggacaaaatttatttgttagtagtaaaatattaacagaaatgttattaaatatttattttaataacagaatattaatattaaaataaatattaatattaaatccaatccatTTTTTAGTTGTGTAGCTGAAAATTAAACTACCAtcttcaatttttcctctttattgttgagtaaatagcgatttatgttatgacatttatgCTGTGGCtattttgcataaacagtcaTTCTGAAGCGTTGCACttcttcagatttcagcccaacttttGCTATAAATACAAGACTATTCTGCTTagaatttccatacgattttctgagtttctcctctttcttctgcatacttttaacatcaaacaaagcaacaataagtgtgatttgctactaAACTTTGTGTTCACTGAAATACTGGGTTTGAAGTACtatttgtaacgatccgactggtcattttgagcaatttCGCCCGATTCGATAGTTTGAGGTCTCAAGCAGCTTCACATTATGTAtatcgacttgtgtgcatggttggattCAGTTTCTGGATGAATCGGAGTTGGATTAGAAGAAGGAACCTATTTGACCGAAATtgaacttttgagtaaacggccccaGAATGGGTCGTGGGTGATCCCAACAGCTTTATATGGTGATTTTTTACTTAGGCGAgcgtccgaatttggatttggaggtccgtagggtaatttgaggtgtttcgacgaaagttgaaaaagttgaagtttggaaaatggagaagtttgactcatagctgacttttgtgatatcggggtcggaatgtgattccgagagttggaacatctccgttatgtcattttggacttgtctgccaaatttggtgtcattccgggtTGAATTGATAGCTTTTGGCACGAGTTGTAGAAGTTagaaggtttgaaagttcctaAATTCGATTCTTGGTATGATTCGAtgtttcagcgttgtttgatgtgatttgagaccttgagcgaGTCCGtgataggttatatgacttgtttgtgtgtttggacgaggtcccgggggcctcatgTGTGTTCCGGGTGGGTTGCGggtcattttcccttatttttaaactactgttttctgcttctggtatcctctttcgcgatcgcgaacaacctttcgcgttcgcgaagctttgtTGCTGACCACCTGGAaattcttcttcgcattcgcgtgcgtgctgtcgcgttcgcgaagcacatctGGGCAgccttcattttttttcttcgcGAATGTGATACGTcatacgcgttcgcgatgctttaatatctgggcagaatataagttttccaaatcgagggttaggccatttttaacatttttggagttctagagttcggttttgggagattctttgtaggtttttcaagaaaagcgattgggtaagtgttcttcacctagaattgattatattccatgaatttgtctttatttttatcatttaatttgtaatTTGGGATGAGTAAAAtgttgatttttgaagaaaattcctaaaatgaaaaaacgtgatttgaggggtcaaatggtatcggaatttaataaattttatatggttgaactcatattggaatgtgtattcggattttgtaatatttgtcgggttccgaggttcGAGCCCGGGGGTCAACTTTTGGACCaatgtttttggattttgttaaagattgagactatatgatccggaatagtttcttgttttttatttgtgctttaaaattaatttggttagatttgagccgtccagaggTCTTTTCACCTGAGAaatgcattttagagtatcggtttgtcgtctttgaggtgagtatcttgcttaaccttgtgtgggggacttccccttaggattgagtcttctttgctaattgtagtccgtgcatgtgaagtgtgtgctcggacttatttgtgggaaatatgatctagggttcttaggtccttatgttcaacATGTGGAGAGTATTCCGTTATGATTGGGTGTAATAATTGCTTAAATtgtctctatatgctccatatgatgttgctagctttcctctaattcttacgtgTTGCATTGACCCtgaattgccttaattgaagtgattgccttccttattattttgatactgcatgattgtgagttcctctatgacttcatgcaaataggttacatgtacaattgttgtggttaccggtATAGTTATCACATgtttattatgtcttgttgtttagttgaggtttcattgtgaagttaattattggtacaagtttggttatagttgattcccttgctgggacaTATTTAATCCTTACtgttagtgtcacgacccgaatttcccaccctcgggagtcgtgatggcgcctactcgatgaagctaggcaagccacaaaatacaaaatttttaactctttaattttaatcctttttaACAACTTGAATTAACAagaaatcaacaatttaaagattaACGATAACAGAATAAGTGGAAGACTTAAATAGCTAAAAGTGATCAAAATCAGTACTACAATATCAAAATACTCCTTTACccggaatctggtgtcacaatattcacggactgtctatgaatgctacatacaaatgtctgaaaaaggaaatacagTCTGTCTCAGATACAAGTGATAACAAAACATAATaatagatagaagagaacgtcgggcctgcggatgcctgcaggactatctCTTGGTCTCtgggtggactgaaggctggatCCCCAAGTGCTACTATCCCAGTgttgctccggtatctgcacatagtgtagagtgtagcatcagcacaactgactccatgtgctggtaagtgcctggcatAACCCCGGTgatgtagtgacgaggctaggaccagactccagataaacctgtgcaattatataatatacggtgggaaaataaacaggaataagcaGTTTAAGTGGGAGGGGGTACATGATTCGGGGAACACATCAAATCCAGcagaaataaagagaaatatgagagaaacaattcaAAATctacaataaagcaataataacactattgcggcgtgcaacccgatccattcataacattgttgcggcttgcaacccgatccaatataacattgttgtggcgtgtaacccgatccaatatatattattattgcggcgtgcaacccgatccaatatatattacattgttgcggcgtgcaacccgatccaatatatataacattgatgcggcgtgaaacccgatccaatatatatgacattgttgcggcatgcaacccgttaCAATATATTCTTATACCTTAAACTCAACCATACCACGAGTCCCGAtaagggatcaacaataaactacactatcccggcaagggaattcaATAGTAAAAGTATATACATCCTGACAAGGAAGAATCagttataaccaatcttaacttaACTCCAACTCATCTCAATTAACATTAATACTCAATCACAAGTGAATTCCACGAAAATAAActaaatccttgctcaatatcaagaatcaccaattaaagcatccgtagtatcatttaagaacacaacaaatatcaatttaagactcacggtcatgctcgacaccaacctatagatactcgtcaccatgcctatatatCGTACTctacaagaaacaaatagcaaataggacacaactcataatccctcaagctaaggttagaccgaacacttacctcgaacttccacggccaactcaattCTCAAACACCGCCTTTATTTTCGAATTCGgatccaaatcaattgtatctatacataatcgacttcatatcatcaataaacgctaaacaatccaattccattgcttaattatagctttctaatcattcttcccaaaaagtcaaaa is a genomic window of Nicotiana tabacum cultivar K326 chromosome 16, ASM71507v2, whole genome shotgun sequence containing:
- the LOC107806978 gene encoding protein EPIDERMAL PATTERNING FACTOR 2-like, which translates into the protein MVTTTSSIGFLTLSIVTLVLMLVGSTQSLRPYHFTYHRKGTNMENQIKEERKGELGMELYPTGSSLPDCSHACGPCFPCKRVMVSFECSIAESCPIVYRCMCRGKYYHVPSN